DNA from Flavobacterium aestivum:
TTGTTTAAACACTTGCTTCAGCGAAAATTTTTTTTTAATATCAGGATCATTCACAAAAAAAGTTTCAAATTTCTTTGCTTCCAAACTATCTTTTCCGCTAATTATTGGCTCTATATTGCTGTTAAAATTCCCCCACTCATCTACACAGTATAACTTTTTAAGATGCAATCTTTTTGCCAATCTAAAACCTATTTGTTGATCTTCATCTCTTCCTAGTTGATAGTTGCCTTTTATATATTCATTATACAGCGAATCGATCTTTAATTGTTGTTCGGGTTGTCTTTCGATAACAATAATAGTGGGTTTAAATTGCTCTAACTTTTTAATTATATCGTTTATTTCTTTCTGATATTTTGTTTCAAAAACATCTATTTGATTTCCTTTTGCTATTTGCTGTACGTCCAAGTTCGGAAAAGTAAAGTGAAATGTCCCAAGGGTTAAAACATCCACTTTTTTGTTTTTTTGCGCATATGCCATAACTGACAAAATAAGCATGAATGCCGATAAAACAGTGTTTTTCATTTTTTCTATTTTTAAAATAAAGGACGAGTTAGACTTTCAAATGTTACACTCTTAAAAAAGATCACCAAAGTCTAGGCTTTTGCCGAGAGTGTAATTTTAAAAACAAAAGGTTATATAAAATCAACAAAAATTGAGCTTACTTTCCGATTTCAATAAATAGCAATGCTCGTTCTAAAACCTCGTCCTTTCCTTGCTGGATTCCCAAAATCGTAGGTTTGATCTCAATGTCTGGAATGATTCCGATTCTTTGTGTCTCTCTCCTATCGGGATAATAAACACCAATTCCTGAGTAAGCTGTATGGAATTCTTTAAAATCAAGTCCAAATACATTACCATCAGCACCAGCGGTCTGACTACCAATAATCGTTGTATTACCAGCAGTTTGAAAACACATTGCTGTCCATTCTGACTGACTTATAGAATCTTCATTAAGAAGCACAATCACCTTTCCTTTGTAATTATCCTTGTTTTCAGATCCGCAATTTCTTTCTTCAGTCCACACGTATCTTCCAGGATAATTCAAATAAGGAAAAGTATAAATAACAAATTTCTTTTCCTCTGAATTTAAAAAATTAGCAATGTCATTAAAGGTCCCATTTGGATAATTTCTCATATCAAATACAATTGCTTTTGTAGATCGTAATGCTTCAATCATATCTGGAACATCTTTAACTTTTATGACACCCATATTGACATAACCAATATTGCTATCAAGAAGTTTAAACTTTTCCTTCTTTTTCATGGCTCCCTTTTTAAACTCATTTCTATGAGAATCATGATAGTTATACCAGGTCATTGATTTTATTTCGTACTTACCATCCTTTAAAAACTCAACTTTAACTTGCTCTGAATCTGAACGTAAAATTGTTTCTACAACTTTATTTAAATATGAAGCTTCATTTGAAGCACAGACTAAATCTCTATTTTTTTCAATAAATTCTTTAATGGTTTTATCATTTATTTTAGTAATAACATCTCCGATTTTAATATTATCAGCCTGTGCCAAACTATCACCAACGATTTCAGTAACAACCATTTTATTGTCAATTATTTTACAATTAGCTGGAAAATACCTGGACTCTGGATTCCATTTTGTAGCCCCAAAAAAGTAACCATGACTGTCATTGATCTTCGTTGACATTTTCTTCAATGCTTGATAAAAGTCATTTTTATCTTTTGCTTCAACAGCAAGAGGAAGTATTTGTTCTAAAGTTTTATCCCATTTTTGATCCATCAGATATTTATACGGAAAATAATACTCTATTAAATTCCAATAGGCAAACAACATCAGAATTCTAGAACCTTTCGAATTATAATCAAGATCGAAATAGTTTTTTATATTCTTAAGACCATCAAATCCTGGCTCAAATTCTTCGGTACTTTGAAATCTATTGTTTTCAATAAATTTCAATTTCTTCGAAAGGTTTTTAGAAAACAATTTATCATTATTAATCCAAGATAAATCGAAGTTTTTATCAAAGAATTCAATGTCTTTTGGTGGAATGATTGGAGCTATTTGTTTTACTTCACCAAGGGAATCGATCCAATTTTCTATAACTAATGAAAATTCTTCTTTTGTTTGCGCTTGTTCAATTTTAGGTAAAACCTCAAAAAGCTGTTTGTCCCAATTAAAATCTCCATGCGCTACTTTTGGATGATAGTATTTTAAATAGCCCCACACTTTACAAGTGGCTACCAATTTTTGGGTTTCTGTAAATTTTGAATATCCAAATACCGTTTGAGAAAATACTATGAGGAAGAATAAGGTAATTTTTTTCATTTAGTTTATGAATGTGAATTGAATTCTTGAATAAGATTTTGAACGATCGTTTCTACAATAGCAATACTCTAACTGAACCATTAGATTACAAATCTCCGGTATCATTTCGGTAAAAAATTAATATATCTAAACAATCTAATTTTCAAAATTATTAAATAATTCTTACAAAAATATAGTCTTTTATTACCTCAAAACTCTTCTCAATTACCATAAAACATCTTGTAAGTACATGTGAGGGATAGCAGCTAGCTACCGAAGTAGCGCGTATAGCCCAACAGCATAAAGCAAAGGGGCCGACTCACAGATATGATGAGTTGGCCCCTTTGTTTTTATGGTGGCATGCCTAAATGATTTTAAATTTCTTTAGTCTAATTAAGATTCAAACTAGCCTTGAACATTCGAAGTTCTTCCCAACTGAATTTATCGCCGTACTTTTCTTTTAGAGGAGAAACGGATTCTTCTTTATAGCCAGCAAAAGCCTCGGTAAGTTCAGCTACCTTCTCTTTGGTCATGACTTCACTAATTGTAATAGTTTTAGATTGAATCAATTTGGTTAAATGTGACAAAATAGTTTCCTGGGTAAACTTTCTAATCTTAGCAATTTCGTTAACCGTTTTCTTCTCTAACCACAACTCATAGGTTTCCTGTACAGTAGATTTTTTAGGTTCATTCTTGGTTGTTTTCTTAGGTGCGTAACGTTCTGCGTCTTTTTCATCCTCAATCAACGTAATGTTCACTTTCTTGAAGTCTTCAATGACACGCTCTACCTTGGTTGTTTTATATTTTTTTATTTCTTCAGAGGTTAATTTTTCTTTAGAAATGGTTTCTCCTTTTACTAATACTGCAACCATTAATTTGGCTTTCATCAGCTGAAGAACTGCCTTAGTTTGCAGGTCGTCCAAAACCATTAACTCATCGTAAAATGCTTTGGCCTTTTTGAGTCGCTTAACTTCCTCCAATTTCCAGAGGATTTCATAAACCAACTGATCCATTGGCTCCATAAAATAATTGAAAGCGGCATTGATTCGGTCAGAAATATGAGAGAATTCCAATTGTTCGCTGTGGAACAATTTGTCTAACTGAACCAAAAACTTGGAAGATGGATCTAGTAATTGCCAAATGACTCCAGCTTGGTTTTGTGCCCAAGTGGCATGCTTGGATTTGGCTGAATTTTCGGCATCTTCGTTGTAGCTAAATTGGTGGTTGCGCCATTCTTGTGCCAACTCGTTCCAATTGAAACTGTTTTTCAGATAGTTGAGAATAAAATTTTTAGTCTCGCGTTTCAAAGCGTTAGCTAATGCTTCTTCAGTCGCTTTGTTTTCCGCATAATCCATTACATCCTGATCATTAGAAATACCATTCATTCGCAACGGAGAAAGCAAAACAAGGCCATTTAAGGAACGCAAACGTGATAATGCTACATATGCCTGTCCAGGAAGAAAAACTTGCGATACATCGAGCGCAGCTTTGTCAAAAGTCAAACCTTGACTTTTATGGACTGTAATAGCCCAAGCCAACTTGATTGGGTAATGCACAAAACTTCCCAAAACCTCTTCTTCTATTTCCTTGGTCATCTCGTTTACGGTGTATCGAATATTTTGCCATTCGTATTTGTCAACTTCGATCGTTTTGTCTTCATCCGGAAAATGCACCCAGATTTCTTTGCTGGTCATTGATTTTACAACTCCCATTTTTCCATTGAAATAATTTTTATCCAACGACAAATCGTTTTTGACAAACATAATCTGTGCTCCCACTTTCAGTTGCAAATTGGGATCGACAGGGTATATTTTTTCTGGAAAATCTCCAGTGATTTCGGGAAGAAAACTAGTTAGTTTTCCTTCAAGATCTTCTAGCGATTGTGCATTCATCACATCAGCTTTGGAATTGTGGGTTGTCAAAGTGATATATCCCTTGTTGGCTTTCAAGTCAAAATCTGGTTTTACAAATTCATTCAGCGTTTGTATATCACTTGGCGTAATCTCGTTGTTCCGTAGATTATTCAAAACAGAAATGAATCGGTCATCTGTTTGACGATAAATTTTAGACAGTTCAATGTACAACGGCGGATATTGCTGTATCACATGTGCGTGAAAAAAGAATTTTCCTCTGTAATACGTTCGTAAAGTACGCCATTCATCATCTCTGATGATTGGTGGTAATTGTAATAAATCTCCTATAAACAATACTTGAACACCTCCAAAAGGTGCGGCTTTCTTTCGAACCGTTTGCATCATGTAATCCATGGCATCCAATAAATCTGCACGTAACATACTGACTTCGTCAATAATAAGCAATTCCATATTGCGGATAACGGCTCTTTTTTGATTGTTCATTTTAAAATGCCTACGCAATGTGGCTTTAGTTTCAAACTTAGTTGTATCAGAAAACTGAGGAGCAGAATTATCTGGTATGAATCCTCCAAATGGCAACTGAAACATGGAATGGATAGTTACACCACCTGCATTCAACGCAGCAATTCCGGTTGGTGCCACCACAACCGTGTTCTTGTGCGTAGTCGCAATGATTTCTTTCAAAAGTGTAGTCTTACCTGTTCCCGCTTTACCAGTTAGAAAAACAGATTGATGGGTTTGATTGATAAAACGTAAGGCATAAGCAGCAGCTTCGGAAATAGATTGCATGGCGTATAAGTTTAAAAAACTAAAATATGAAAATAAAAAAAACCTTCAATCTCGTTCAAGATGAAGGTTTTAAATGTCAATATGAACAAAAAATTACTTTTTAACTTCTTCAGTTTTAGCTTGAGATTTGTATTTTTCGTTCAATAATTTTACGATCTCTTTTGTAATATCGTATTTATCTTCTGCATACAAAATAGACGCTGCATCACCAGTACCGTAGATATAAGCGTAACCCTTCTCTTTACCGTAATCTTTGATGAATTTTTTAACTCCTTTTACAAGAGAATCCATTTCTTTTCCACTTTCTTGTTGCAATTGCATTTGCAAACCTTGTTGAGCTTGAGCTAATTGTTGCTCTCTACGTTGCAATTCAGCACCATTTTTTTGAGCCCATTCTTGACCGTTTGCTTGTGCATTACGCTGAAAATTAGCAGCATCTTGTTTAAATCTATTGATTTCTGCTTCTAATTGTCTTCCTTTTTCGGCAGCTTGCCCTTTGTATTTTGCTTCTAGATCTTTAGTTTCAGTATACTCTTTCATCAAAACTGCTGTATCAACATAAGCCGTTTTCAACTCTTTCACTTCTGCTTTTTTATCACAAGAAACAAGTGATATTGAAATTGCGATAAATAATAATGCTTTCTTCATTTTAATGTATTTCAAATTTTTTTAGTATGGATGACAAAAATATAAAAAAATAGATAGCATTGATAAAAAGATTAAAAAATGCTACTATTTTGTTATAATAAATTTTAATTATTAAAAAATAAAAATTCTATCAAAAAAAGTTATTAAGACCTAATCAATAGGGTTGCTTTTAAGAAACAAATCAAAAAAATTGAATAATTTCCCTAGCAAAACCTAAATTAATGCATAAAAAACGCTTAAAATGCGTTTTAGATGTTTTTAAGGATATAAATATGCGATGAGTATTCAAAATTTTGCTTTGCTTTCCAATTTGACTGTAAACCGATAAAAAAAGCTTTAAAATAATTCATTTTACCTGTTTTGTATTTTTCTGATAGTAAACTCACATAAAAAGAATCAAATTTCATAGGCAGTACTTTTTCGAGCTTCATATTTTCTTTTGCAAAAAGCTTTTGGATTGCAGTTTTCGAGAAATGCCAAAAATGAATTGGCACATCATAAGCAGCCCAAAAATGTCCATAATGTTTTGCATCGAAAGACTTGAAATTAGGAACAGCTACAATCAAAGTTCCGTTTGGTTTGAGCAAACGTTTTAATTCTTTGATTTGTTCGTCTAAATTGGGAACGTGCTCCAAAACGTGCCACATAGAAATCACATCACACGAATGATCCTCTAATTCAGAAGTTTTTTCTACAAATGAAACACCCTTACTTTTTGCAATAGCTTTCGCTTTATCACTAGGCTCTACACCAATTGTTTTCCATCCGTCATTTTGAGCCACGGTCAAAAAATCGCCAGTTCCAGCACCAATATCCAAAATCAACCCCTTAGAAGGTTGATAAGAATTAATTAAATTCAATTTATTTTTAAGAGCTATATTTTTCACAAAATGATATGCTTTTTCAAACAAAGATCTTTTTGAATCAGTATGCGAAATATAATCAGCACTTTCGTAATATTTACCTAATACATCTAAACTTGGTTGTGGATGTGTGATTAACATATCTAATGCTTCATCTTGATACAAATCGAAAGTTTCTTGAGAAACCGAATAATCTTTTACTTTTAGAAAATGCTTTTTGTGTGTAATGTCCATTTTTGTTTTTAAATAAATAATTTCAGCCTTTTTTGAATAAAAGCTGAAAACAAATTCTTTTTTAATTAATTCTATTAGCAGCAATTGTTTTGCTACTCTACTCCCTTTCCCATCTTATTTTAACCGCACAAATTTTATCGTTTTCAATTCTGATATTTTCATGCACTAAAAAACCATTTTTGGTATAAAACTCTAATGGTGACAAATAAGACTCTTTATTTTGTTTTAAATCATTTTGATGATCAATAACCCAACCATTCAAAATCAATTTATTTTTCTTTAATTCATTCAGTAAAAAATTTCCAAATCCTTTTCCTTGTATTTCTGAATCAATGATTATTCCGAACCAATCTTCTTCCTCACGAAAAAAAGTAAAAGCCCAACCTAGAATTTGGCTTTGATCGTCAACTAATAAATAATGCGCTGCATTTGAAAGTCCCTCTAGATAATTATCAAATTCTGATAATTTGGAATATCCAATTTTTTCGGGATATTCAGCATTCCAAAGTTCAAACAGCGATTGCTTTTGATTCAAATTTAAAACCGTTGTTTGAAGGATTTTCATTTTAAAAAATATTGTATTTCCGTTTTATCAACAAATACAAGGGTTAAGACCGTAGTTTCACGTGGAACATTTTAATTTTAGAATTCAGACTTCTGAACTTAGATTAAAAGAATTCAAAAACTATGAAATTCTAAACTCCTCTTATCTTCCCATATAAATCAAAAGTACCGAAATATCACTTGGTGAAACACCACTTATTCTTGAAGCTTGAGAAATGGTTATTGGGCGAATTTTATTCAATTTTTGTTTTGCTTCAATCGACATTGATTTGATTTTACTATAATCGAAATTTTCTGGAATTTTTACATCTTCCAGTCTTGTCAATTTATCGGCATTATTTCTTTCCTTTTCAATGTAGCCTGAATATTTCACTTGGATTTCCGCTTGCTCTAAAATTTCCTGATCAAGATTATTTTCTGCAGCGTATTCTGCGACCTTCTCAAATTTCATCATATCATCCAAATCAATTTGTGGTCTTGAGAAAACTTTAAACATTTTATCTCCCTGACTAATCAATGCAGTATCTTTCGCTTCTAAAATAGGATTAGCCTCCGCAACAGTAACACTTGTCTCCTTGAAGAAATTTACCATTTTTTCGGATTCACTTAATTTACGCTCCATACGACGCAAACGTGCTTCAGATGCTAAACCAATTTCATACGAAAGTGGCGTTAATCTAAAATCGGCATTATCTTGTCGCAACAAAGTTCTGTATTCTGCACGAGAAGTAAACATACGATATGGTTCTTCTGTTCCCTTCGTAATCAAGTCATCAATTAAAACTCCAATATAAGCTTCGTCTCTTTTTAAAATTAACGGAGCTTCTTCATGCGCTTTAAGATGCGCGTTGATTCCCGCCATCAAACCTTGAGCAGCTGCTTCTTCATATCCGGTTGTTCCGTTTATTTGTCCAGCGAAATACAAACCTTCAACTAGCTTTGTTTCCAAAGTATGTTTCAATTGCGTTGGTGGAAAATAATCATATTCGATTGCATAACCCGGGCGGAAGAATTTCACATTTTCAAAACCTGCAACTGAACGCAAAGCTTTAAATTGAATATCCTCTGGCAAAGATGTAGAAAAACCATTTACGTAAACCTCACAAGTATTCCACCCTTCTGGCTCTACAAATAATTGATGACGCTCTTTATCAGCAAATCGATTTATCTTATCTTCAATAGAAGGGCAATATCTCGGGCCCAAACTTTTTATTCTTCCGTTAAACATTGGAGAACGATCAAAACCTTCTCTCAAAATATTATGCACTTCCAAGGAAGTGTACGTCATGTGACAAGATTTTTGAACAGCCAATGGTTTGGTCAAATCCGAATACGAAAATTTATCTGGTCTCGCATCTCCTTTTTCCTCATTCATTTTCGAATAGTCCAAAGATCTCCCATCGACT
Protein-coding regions in this window:
- the mnmG gene encoding tRNA uridine-5-carboxymethylaminomethyl(34) synthesis enzyme MnmG; the protein is MFLEEYDVIVVGAGHAGSEAAAAAANLGSKTLLVTMSLQNIAQMSCNPAMGGIAKGQIVREIDALGGYSGIVSDRTAIQFKMLNKSKGPAMWSPRVQSDRMRFAEEWRMMLEGTPNLDFYQEMVKGLIIENGKIKGIKTSLGVEIRSKSVVLTNGTFLNGLIHIGEKQFGGGRAGESAAYGITEDLIHVGFEAGRMKTGTPPRVDGRSLDYSKMNEEKGDARPDKFSYSDLTKPLAVQKSCHMTYTSLEVHNILREGFDRSPMFNGRIKSLGPRYCPSIEDKINRFADKERHQLFVEPEGWNTCEVYVNGFSTSLPEDIQFKALRSVAGFENVKFFRPGYAIEYDYFPPTQLKHTLETKLVEGLYFAGQINGTTGYEEAAAQGLMAGINAHLKAHEEAPLILKRDEAYIGVLIDDLITKGTEEPYRMFTSRAEYRTLLRQDNADFRLTPLSYEIGLASEARLRRMERKLSESEKMVNFFKETSVTVAEANPILEAKDTALISQGDKMFKVFSRPQIDLDDMMKFEKVAEYAAENNLDQEILEQAEIQVKYSGYIEKERNNADKLTRLEDVKIPENFDYSKIKSMSIEAKQKLNKIRPITISQASRISGVSPSDISVLLIYMGR
- a CDS encoding S41 family peptidase, coding for MKKITLFFLIVFSQTVFGYSKFTETQKLVATCKVWGYLKYYHPKVAHGDFNWDKQLFEVLPKIEQAQTKEEFSLVIENWIDSLGEVKQIAPIIPPKDIEFFDKNFDLSWINNDKLFSKNLSKKLKFIENNRFQSTEEFEPGFDGLKNIKNYFDLDYNSKGSRILMLFAYWNLIEYYFPYKYLMDQKWDKTLEQILPLAVEAKDKNDFYQALKKMSTKINDSHGYFFGATKWNPESRYFPANCKIIDNKMVVTEIVGDSLAQADNIKIGDVITKINDKTIKEFIEKNRDLVCASNEASYLNKVVETILRSDSEQVKVEFLKDGKYEIKSMTWYNYHDSHRNEFKKGAMKKKEKFKLLDSNIGYVNMGVIKVKDVPDMIEALRSTKAIVFDMRNYPNGTFNDIANFLNSEEKKFVIYTFPYLNYPGRYVWTEERNCGSENKDNYKGKVIVLLNEDSISQSEWTAMCFQTAGNTTIIGSQTAGADGNVFGLDFKEFHTAYSGIGVYYPDRRETQRIGIIPDIEIKPTILGIQQGKDEVLERALLFIEIGK
- a CDS encoding DUF5694 domain-containing protein produces the protein MKNTVLSAFMLILSVMAYAQKNKKVDVLTLGTFHFTFPNLDVQQIAKGNQIDVFETKYQKEINDIIKKLEQFKPTIIVIERQPEQQLKIDSLYNEYIKGNYQLGRDEDQQIGFRLAKRLHLKKLYCVDEWGNFNSNIEPIISGKDSLEAKKFETFFVNDPDIKKKFSLKQVFKQKGILSELIQINDEVNIKKSLGNYLIGLFKYESKNNDFFGVDFETGRWFNRNLKIFRNIQRIETKPTDKILVIYGSGHLQSIELLF
- a CDS encoding class I SAM-dependent methyltransferase — translated: MDITHKKHFLKVKDYSVSQETFDLYQDEALDMLITHPQPSLDVLGKYYESADYISHTDSKRSLFEKAYHFVKNIALKNKLNLINSYQPSKGLILDIGAGTGDFLTVAQNDGWKTIGVEPSDKAKAIAKSKGVSFVEKTSELEDHSCDVISMWHVLEHVPNLDEQIKELKRLLKPNGTLIVAVPNFKSFDAKHYGHFWAAYDVPIHFWHFSKTAIQKLFAKENMKLEKVLPMKFDSFYVSLLSEKYKTGKMNYFKAFFIGLQSNWKAKQNFEYSSHIYILKNI
- a CDS encoding helix-turn-helix domain-containing protein, which encodes MQSISEAAAYALRFINQTHQSVFLTGKAGTGKTTLLKEIIATTHKNTVVVAPTGIAALNAGGVTIHSMFQLPFGGFIPDNSAPQFSDTTKFETKATLRRHFKMNNQKRAVIRNMELLIIDEVSMLRADLLDAMDYMMQTVRKKAAPFGGVQVLFIGDLLQLPPIIRDDEWRTLRTYYRGKFFFHAHVIQQYPPLYIELSKIYRQTDDRFISVLNNLRNNEITPSDIQTLNEFVKPDFDLKANKGYITLTTHNSKADVMNAQSLEDLEGKLTSFLPEITGDFPEKIYPVDPNLQLKVGAQIMFVKNDLSLDKNYFNGKMGVVKSMTSKEIWVHFPDEDKTIEVDKYEWQNIRYTVNEMTKEIEEEVLGSFVHYPIKLAWAITVHKSQGLTFDKAALDVSQVFLPGQAYVALSRLRSLNGLVLLSPLRMNGISNDQDVMDYAENKATEEALANALKRETKNFILNYLKNSFNWNELAQEWRNHQFSYNEDAENSAKSKHATWAQNQAGVIWQLLDPSSKFLVQLDKLFHSEQLEFSHISDRINAAFNYFMEPMDQLVYEILWKLEEVKRLKKAKAFYDELMVLDDLQTKAVLQLMKAKLMVAVLVKGETISKEKLTSEEIKKYKTTKVERVIEDFKKVNITLIEDEKDAERYAPKKTTKNEPKKSTVQETYELWLEKKTVNEIAKIRKFTQETILSHLTKLIQSKTITISEVMTKEKVAELTEAFAGYKEESVSPLKEKYGDKFSWEELRMFKASLNLN
- a CDS encoding GNAT family N-acetyltransferase; this translates as MKILQTTVLNLNQKQSLFELWNAEYPEKIGYSKLSEFDNYLEGLSNAAHYLLVDDQSQILGWAFTFFREEEDWFGIIIDSEIQGKGFGNFLLNELKKNKLILNGWVIDHQNDLKQNKESYLSPLEFYTKNGFLVHENIRIENDKICAVKIRWERE
- a CDS encoding OmpH family outer membrane protein, which codes for MKKALLFIAISISLVSCDKKAEVKELKTAYVDTAVLMKEYTETKDLEAKYKGQAAEKGRQLEAEINRFKQDAANFQRNAQANGQEWAQKNGAELQRREQQLAQAQQGLQMQLQQESGKEMDSLVKGVKKFIKDYGKEKGYAYIYGTGDAASILYAEDKYDITKEIVKLLNEKYKSQAKTEEVKK